In a genomic window of Gemella haemolysans ATCC 10379:
- the carA gene encoding glutamine-hydrolyzing carbamoyl-phosphate synthase small subunit, with amino-acid sequence MYSYDRQLILEDGTVYKGYGFGANKALAGEVVFNTGMTGYQETLSDPSYNGQIVTFTYPLIGNYGINRDDFETINPSIKGLIVREVCKKPSNFRTEYSLDEVLKELNIPGISGIDTRSLTRKIREHGTIKGIITDLCMDPEEQLENLRKTDLPTNQIEQVSTQKAFLSSGNGYRVVLVDFGMKSGILRELNERNCDIVVVPHNVTAAEIFRLNPDGIMLSNGPGDPEDVPETIEMLKEVMPKIPVFGICMGHQLIALASGAKTYKLKFGHRGANHPVKNLITGKVDITSQNHGFSVDIESLKDTDLELTHLSVNDKTCEGVRHKKYPVFSVQYHPEASPGPHDPNYLFDQFIDYMREFKENK; translated from the coding sequence ATGTACAGTTACGATAGACAACTAATTTTAGAAGATGGAACAGTATATAAAGGATATGGATTTGGTGCTAATAAAGCACTAGCAGGAGAGGTAGTGTTTAACACAGGTATGACAGGCTATCAAGAAACACTTTCTGATCCATCATACAATGGACAAATAGTAACATTCACTTATCCATTAATCGGAAATTACGGAATCAACAGAGATGATTTTGAGACAATTAATCCTAGTATTAAAGGACTTATCGTTAGGGAAGTTTGTAAAAAACCTTCTAACTTTAGAACAGAATACAGTTTAGATGAGGTATTAAAAGAGCTTAACATTCCAGGGATTTCTGGAATTGATACACGTAGTTTAACAAGAAAAATAAGAGAACACGGTACAATCAAAGGAATAATTACTGACCTTTGCATGGATCCGGAAGAACAATTAGAAAATCTTAGAAAAACTGACTTACCAACGAACCAAATTGAACAAGTTTCAACGCAAAAAGCTTTCTTATCTTCAGGAAATGGATATAGAGTAGTACTAGTAGACTTTGGTATGAAATCAGGAATACTAAGAGAACTTAATGAACGTAATTGTGATATCGTTGTTGTACCTCATAATGTAACTGCTGCAGAAATCTTCAGACTTAATCCAGATGGAATTATGTTAAGTAATGGACCTGGAGATCCAGAAGATGTACCAGAAACAATTGAGATGCTTAAAGAAGTTATGCCGAAAATTCCAGTTTTTGGAATTTGTATGGGGCACCAACTTATTGCATTAGCATCAGGAGCGAAAACATACAAACTTAAATTTGGTCACCGTGGAGCTAACCACCCAGTTAAAAACTTAATAACTGGAAAAGTTGATATTACTTCACAAAACCATGGTTTCAGTGTTGATATCGAATCATTAAAAGATACAGATTTAGAGCTTACACACTTATCAGTGAATGATAAAACATGTGAAGGAGTACGTCATAAAAAATACCCAGTATTTTCAGTACAATATCACCCAGAAGCATCACCAGGACCACACGATCCTAACTACTTATTCGATCAGTTTATAGATTATATGAGAGAATTTAAAGAAAACAAATAG
- a CDS encoding DUF1858 domain-containing protein yields the protein MDNIIDVSIPVAQVVDKHPEVLDILVDLGFKPLANPIMRNTVGRKTSLRMGSKLAGIKLETIIATLEANGYEVVGLD from the coding sequence ATGGATAATATTATTGATGTGAGTATACCAGTTGCACAAGTTGTTGATAAACACCCAGAAGTATTGGATATTTTAGTAGATTTAGGATTTAAACCTTTGGCTAATCCTATTATGAGAAATACTGTAGGAAGAAAGACTTCACTTAGAATGGGTTCGAAGCTAGCAGGAATTAAACTTGAAACAATTATTGCTACATTAGAAGCTAATGGATATGAAGTAGTAGGATTAGACTAA
- the carB gene encoding carbamoyl-phosphate synthase large subunit: protein MPKRNDIKTILVIGSGPITIGQAAEFDYAGTQACLSLREEGYEVILVNSNPATIMTDKEIADKVYMEPLTLEFVSKIIRKERPDALLPTLGGQVGLNLAVELHKSGILDKYGVELLGTKLSSIEQAEDRELFRDLMNELNEPVPESAIITTLDEAREFVAEIGYPVIVRPAFTMGGTGGGICYNEKDLEEIVSSGLHYSPVTQCLLEKSIAGFKEIEYEVMRDSNDTAIVVCNMENIDPVGIHTGDSVVVAPSQTLTDREYHMLRNVSLKIIRALKIEGGCNVQLALDPDSFKYYIIEVNPRVSRSSALASKATGYPIAKIAAKIAVGLTLDEIINPVTQNSYACFEPTLDYVVSKIPRFPFDKFENADRKLGTQMKATGEVMAMGRTYEESLLKAIRSLEYGVHHLGLPNGDDFTLEEIIDKIKQAGDERLFFIGEALRRGQSTKDIHDITKIDMFFLEKMQNIIDIEHELKDNVGNVDLLEYAKKYGFSDKVIAHRWGVTEDDIYNLRQENKITPVFKMVDTCAAEFVSETPYFYSSYEQEEESIVSDKKKIVVLGSGPIRIGQGVEFDYATVHAVMAIKDAGYEAIIVNNNPETVSTDFTISDKLYFEPLTEEDVMAIINHENPLGVVVQFGGQTAINLAAKLEKHGVKILGTALEEIDNAEDRDKFEELLHKLDIPQPLGKTAFDVETAVKNAEEIGYPVLVRPSYVLGGRAMEIVYEEAELRRYMKTAVKLTPEHPVLTDRYLVGREIEVDAISDGETVIIPGIMEHIERAGVHSGDSIAVYPPQTLTEGEKAKLIEYTIKLAKGLNIVGLLNIQYVISKGEVFVLEVNPRSSRTVPFLSKITGVPMAKLAAGAIIGETLKSKGYETGLLPEAQNVYTKVPVFSFQKLKDVDTTLGPEMKSTGEVMGSDRTLEKSLYKGLLAAGIKVSDQGNILFTISNDDKEEALNIAKRFFDLGYNLLATEGTAKYLDEHGLRVTPVGKINQSDYSVLDAIYNGDVDVVVNTTSKDKDVTKDGFKIRRVASEQEVVCLTSLDTADALLKVLESISFDILPL, encoded by the coding sequence ATGCCAAAACGTAATGATATAAAAACAATACTAGTAATAGGATCTGGACCAATTACAATAGGTCAAGCAGCAGAGTTTGACTATGCTGGGACTCAAGCGTGTCTGTCTTTAAGAGAAGAAGGGTATGAAGTTATCTTAGTTAACTCTAACCCAGCGACAATAATGACTGATAAAGAAATTGCAGATAAAGTATATATGGAACCTTTAACTCTTGAGTTTGTAAGTAAAATTATCAGAAAAGAAAGACCTGATGCATTACTTCCAACATTAGGAGGACAAGTGGGGCTTAACCTTGCGGTAGAGTTACACAAAAGTGGAATCTTAGATAAATACGGAGTTGAATTACTAGGAACGAAATTAAGTTCAATCGAACAAGCAGAGGATAGAGAATTATTCCGTGATCTTATGAATGAACTTAATGAACCAGTTCCAGAATCAGCGATTATTACAACTTTAGATGAAGCGAGAGAATTTGTGGCTGAAATAGGATATCCGGTAATTGTTCGTCCTGCCTTCACTATGGGGGGAACAGGTGGAGGTATCTGTTACAACGAGAAAGATTTAGAAGAAATCGTAAGTAGTGGATTACACTATTCACCAGTTACTCAATGTCTATTAGAAAAATCTATCGCTGGATTTAAAGAAATTGAATACGAAGTAATGCGTGACTCTAACGATACAGCGATTGTTGTATGTAACATGGAAAACATTGATCCTGTTGGGATTCACACAGGGGATTCAGTAGTAGTAGCACCTTCTCAAACATTAACAGACAGAGAGTACCACATGCTACGTAATGTATCATTAAAAATTATTAGAGCTTTAAAAATTGAAGGTGGATGTAACGTACAACTTGCACTTGATCCAGATTCATTCAAATACTATATTATCGAAGTTAATCCAAGGGTATCACGTTCATCAGCTTTAGCATCAAAAGCTACAGGATATCCGATTGCGAAAATTGCAGCGAAAATTGCTGTAGGATTAACTCTTGATGAAATTATAAACCCAGTTACACAAAATTCGTATGCTTGTTTCGAACCAACACTTGACTATGTAGTAAGTAAAATCCCACGTTTCCCATTTGATAAATTTGAAAATGCGGATAGAAAATTAGGAACACAAATGAAAGCTACTGGTGAAGTAATGGCGATGGGTAGAACTTATGAAGAAAGTTTACTAAAAGCTATTCGTTCATTAGAATATGGTGTGCACCACCTTGGACTACCTAATGGAGATGATTTCACATTAGAAGAAATTATTGACAAGATTAAACAAGCCGGAGATGAAAGATTATTCTTTATTGGAGAAGCTTTAAGGCGCGGACAAAGCACAAAAGATATTCATGATATTACAAAAATTGACATGTTCTTCCTAGAGAAAATGCAAAATATCATTGATATCGAACATGAGTTAAAAGACAATGTTGGAAATGTAGATTTACTAGAATATGCTAAAAAATACGGATTCTCTGATAAGGTAATTGCCCATAGATGGGGAGTGACAGAAGATGATATCTACAACCTTCGTCAAGAAAATAAAATAACACCAGTATTCAAAATGGTTGATACATGTGCAGCTGAGTTTGTTTCAGAAACTCCATACTTCTATTCAAGTTATGAACAAGAGGAAGAATCAATCGTTAGCGATAAGAAAAAAATTGTTGTCCTAGGATCTGGTCCTATCCGTATCGGACAAGGTGTAGAGTTCGATTATGCTACGGTTCATGCAGTAATGGCGATTAAAGATGCTGGTTACGAAGCAATCATTGTTAATAACAACCCAGAAACAGTTTCTACAGACTTTACAATCTCTGATAAACTGTACTTCGAGCCATTAACTGAAGAAGATGTTATGGCGATAATTAATCATGAAAATCCACTAGGGGTTGTAGTGCAATTTGGTGGACAAACAGCGATTAACCTAGCAGCTAAATTAGAAAAACACGGCGTGAAAATTCTAGGTACTGCTTTAGAAGAAATCGATAATGCAGAAGATAGAGATAAATTTGAAGAATTATTACATAAACTAGATATTCCACAACCACTTGGAAAAACTGCATTTGATGTAGAAACAGCAGTTAAAAATGCAGAAGAAATTGGATACCCTGTATTAGTAAGACCATCATACGTACTAGGTGGACGAGCTATGGAAATAGTATATGAAGAAGCTGAATTACGTCGTTATATGAAGACAGCTGTAAAACTTACACCAGAACACCCAGTACTAACTGACAGATATTTAGTAGGTCGTGAGATAGAAGTAGATGCTATTAGTGATGGTGAAACAGTAATTATTCCAGGTATTATGGAACACATCGAAAGAGCAGGGGTTCACTCAGGTGACTCAATAGCGGTATATCCACCTCAAACCCTAACAGAAGGTGAAAAAGCTAAGTTAATAGAATATACAATTAAATTAGCAAAAGGATTAAACATCGTTGGATTATTAAATATTCAATATGTAATAAGTAAAGGTGAAGTATTCGTACTAGAAGTTAACCCACGAAGCTCAAGAACTGTACCATTCTTAAGTAAAATCACAGGAGTTCCAATGGCAAAACTTGCTGCTGGAGCTATCATTGGAGAAACTCTAAAATCTAAAGGATATGAAACTGGATTATTACCAGAAGCACAGAATGTTTACACTAAAGTACCGGTATTTAGTTTCCAAAAACTAAAAGATGTTGATACTACTCTTGGACCTGAGATGAAATCAACTGGAGAAGTAATGGGAAGTGATAGAACTCTAGAAAAATCACTTTACAAAGGACTTCTTGCAGCAGGAATCAAAGTAAGTGATCAAGGAAATATCTTATTCACTATTAGTAATGATGATAAAGAAGAAGCATTAAATATAGCAAAACGATTCTTCGATTTAGGATATAACCTATTAGCTACAGAAGGAACAGCTAAGTACTTAGATGAACATGGATTAAGAGTTACTCCAGTAGGAAAAATTAATCAAAGTGATTACAGTGTACTTGATGCTATATATAATGGAGATGTGGATGTAGTAGTAAATACTACTTCAAAAGATAAAGATGTAACAAAAGACGGATTCAAGATTCGCCGTGTAGCGAGTGAGCAAGAGGTTGTATGTTTAACATCATTAGATACAGCAGATGCGCTACTAAAAGTATTAGAATCAATATCATTTGATATATTACCACTATAA
- a CDS encoding helix-turn-helix transcriptional regulator, whose product MNSQERLITIFLRLQSGKRLSKAQLIREFSVNPKTIQRDISTLRRIIEEQHLSNCKIVYDNSDNTYRFLGKTTFNKKYILIISKILLENRALNKSEMNSLLESLLALLSSEEMKEVKSIIENEHFNYKSLTNEKDRIETVWFISEAIRSKQMLEIDYAAPLKEKKTHIIFPVSLYYDAHYFYLVAYHLKYENYTTFRIDRISSYSKSNEKKPNISYGKMYRDGDVRNKKVDAFEGSSVRITLIYKGNSEIILDKFPNHTILSEEKDEMKIQIDTQYTPGLKRWILGQGGEVTVLTPQKLVEELQEILEKTLKNYKK is encoded by the coding sequence ATGAATTCTCAAGAAAGACTAATAACAATTTTTCTTCGCCTACAATCTGGGAAACGATTATCTAAAGCTCAATTAATTAGGGAGTTTTCTGTAAATCCAAAAACTATTCAACGTGATATAAGTACACTAAGGAGAATAATAGAAGAACAGCATCTTTCAAACTGTAAAATAGTATATGATAATTCAGATAATACCTATCGTTTTTTAGGAAAAACTACTTTTAATAAAAAATATATTTTGATTATTTCAAAGATACTTTTAGAAAATAGAGCATTGAATAAATCAGAGATGAATTCGTTGCTAGAAAGCCTTTTAGCATTACTTTCGAGTGAAGAAATGAAAGAGGTTAAATCTATTATAGAAAATGAACATTTTAATTATAAATCATTGACAAATGAAAAAGATAGAATTGAAACTGTATGGTTTATATCTGAGGCAATTCGAAGCAAACAAATGTTAGAAATAGACTACGCTGCTCCTCTAAAAGAAAAGAAAACTCATATCATTTTTCCAGTTTCTTTATACTATGATGCTCATTATTTTTATTTAGTTGCTTATCATCTAAAATATGAAAATTATACAACTTTTCGAATTGATAGAATAAGTAGTTATAGTAAATCTAATGAAAAGAAACCAAACATATCCTATGGGAAAATGTATAGAGATGGGGATGTTCGTAATAAAAAAGTTGATGCTTTTGAAGGTAGTAGTGTTAGAATTACTTTGATATATAAAGGGAATTCAGAAATTATTTTAGACAAATTTCCAAATCATACAATTCTTTCGGAAGAAAAAGATGAGATGAAGATTCAAATCGATACACAATATACTCCAGGACTTAAAAGATGGATTTTAGGGCAAGGTGGAGAGGTGACTGTATTAACTCCTCAAAAGTTAGTTGAAGAGTTGCAAGAAATACTTGAAAAAACATTAAAAAATTATAAAAAATAG
- a CDS encoding dihydroorotate dehydrogenase yields the protein MSERLRVKLPGLDLKNPVMPASGCFAFGLEYANFYDLSRLGAIMIKAATKEPRFGNPTPRVAETSSGMLNAIGLQNPGVHEIMETKLKELEKYDVPIIANVAGSEIDDYVYVAEHISKAPNVHALELNISCPNVKHGGIQFGTDPETAKNLTRKVKEVSSVPVYVKLSPNVTNIVAMAKAVEEGGADGITMINTLVGVRLDKKTGKPIIANVTGGLSGPAIKPVAIRMVYQVSQAVNIPIIGMGGIMDEWDVIDFISAGASAVAVGTANFADPYACPKIIDKLEAALDELGVEHILELRGRAYK from the coding sequence ATGAGCGAAAGATTACGAGTAAAATTACCAGGATTAGATTTAAAGAATCCTGTAATGCCTGCATCAGGGTGCTTTGCATTTGGTTTAGAATATGCTAACTTTTATGATTTAAGTAGACTTGGCGCAATCATGATTAAGGCAGCAACAAAAGAACCACGTTTTGGAAATCCTACACCACGCGTTGCTGAAACTTCTAGTGGGATGCTGAATGCCATAGGATTACAAAATCCAGGAGTTCATGAAATAATGGAAACAAAACTTAAAGAATTAGAAAAGTATGATGTTCCTATTATTGCTAATGTGGCAGGAAGTGAAATAGATGATTATGTCTATGTAGCGGAGCACATAAGTAAAGCGCCGAATGTTCATGCATTAGAGTTAAATATATCTTGTCCTAATGTTAAGCATGGAGGAATTCAGTTCGGAACAGATCCTGAAACAGCAAAAAACTTAACTAGAAAAGTAAAAGAGGTATCTAGTGTACCTGTTTATGTGAAACTTTCACCTAACGTTACCAACATCGTAGCGATGGCAAAAGCTGTCGAAGAAGGAGGAGCTGACGGTATTACAATGATAAATACCTTAGTAGGTGTAAGGCTAGATAAAAAGACTGGAAAACCAATAATTGCGAACGTAACTGGAGGATTATCAGGACCTGCGATTAAACCTGTAGCTATAAGAATGGTTTATCAGGTGAGTCAAGCTGTAAACATTCCTATTATAGGTATGGGAGGAATTATGGATGAGTGGGATGTAATTGACTTTATCTCAGCTGGAGCGAGTGCGGTAGCAGTAGGTACAGCGAATTTTGCAGATCCATATGCTTGTCCAAAAATTATCGATAAGTTAGAAGCGGCCCTTGATGAACTAGGTGTAGAACATATACTAGAACTTCGTGGTCGTGCATATAAATAA
- the pyrF gene encoding orotidine-5'-phosphate decarboxylase, translated as MNKDVIIALDFPTLEDTLNFLEKFGEEKLFVKVGMELYLQNGPVVIEKIKELGHKIFLDLKLHDIPNTVYGATKGLAKFKVDILTVHAAGGYEMLKAAKRGMVEGGSVDTNVIAITQLTSTSEEAMKDEQLIAVSLEESVINYAKLAKKAGLDGVVSSVWEARLIKENCGDDFLKVTPGIRLETDEVGDQKRVATPTVANEEGSTHIVVGRSITKSQNPLEVYKLIKSQFVK; from the coding sequence ATGAATAAAGATGTAATAATAGCGTTAGATTTTCCAACTTTGGAAGACACTTTAAATTTTTTAGAAAAATTTGGTGAAGAAAAATTATTTGTAAAAGTTGGGATGGAATTATACCTACAAAATGGACCTGTTGTTATTGAAAAAATTAAAGAATTAGGACATAAGATATTCTTAGATCTTAAACTACATGATATTCCTAATACAGTTTATGGTGCGACAAAAGGTTTAGCAAAATTCAAAGTTGATATTCTTACAGTACATGCTGCAGGAGGTTATGAAATGCTTAAAGCAGCAAAACGAGGAATGGTCGAAGGCGGTAGTGTAGATACTAATGTAATAGCGATAACACAATTAACTTCGACATCAGAAGAAGCGATGAAAGACGAGCAACTAATTGCTGTATCTTTAGAAGAGAGCGTAATTAATTATGCTAAACTAGCTAAAAAAGCAGGACTTGATGGAGTAGTTTCATCAGTTTGGGAAGCAAGATTAATTAAAGAAAACTGTGGAGATGACTTCTTAAAAGTAACTCCAGGAATAAGATTGGAAACAGATGAAGTTGGAGATCAAAAACGTGTAGCAACTCCAACTGTTGCTAACGAAGAAGGAAGTACACATATCGTGGTTGGTCGTTCTATAACTAAATCGCAAAATCCACTTGAAGTTTATAAACTTATTAAAAGTCAATTCGTAAAATAA
- the pyrE gene encoding orotate phosphoribosyltransferase, with product MALERKIAKHLLDIEAVALRPNDYFTWTSGIKSPIYCDNRITMSYPAIRREIAAGMSEVIKAKFPEVEVVAGTATAGIPHAAWVSEVLDLPMIYVRDSAKKHGKTNQIEGRLLEGQKVVIIEDLISTGLSSLKVAKALEEAGAVVLGVVAIFSYELKKAQDAFAADKVEYHTLTNYNYLIEEAVVSDYIKQEDVEKLLEWRNNL from the coding sequence ATGGCATTAGAAAGAAAAATAGCAAAACACTTATTAGATATTGAAGCAGTGGCATTAAGACCAAATGATTATTTCACTTGGACATCTGGAATTAAATCACCGATTTACTGTGATAACAGAATTACAATGTCATATCCTGCTATTCGTCGTGAGATAGCAGCTGGTATGAGTGAAGTAATTAAAGCTAAATTTCCAGAAGTAGAAGTAGTAGCTGGTACTGCAACAGCAGGTATTCCTCATGCTGCATGGGTAAGTGAAGTATTAGATTTACCTATGATCTACGTTAGGGACTCAGCTAAAAAACACGGTAAAACAAATCAAATCGAAGGTAGATTACTAGAAGGACAAAAAGTTGTTATTATTGAAGATTTAATCTCAACTGGATTATCTTCATTAAAAGTAGCCAAAGCTTTAGAAGAAGCTGGGGCAGTAGTCTTAGGAGTAGTAGCAATATTTAGTTATGAACTTAAGAAAGCACAAGATGCCTTTGCAGCAGATAAAGTAGAGTACCACACTTTAACTAACTACAACTACTTAATCGAAGAAGCTGTAGTGAGTGATTATATTAAACAAGAAGATGTAGAAAAACTTCTTGAGTGGAGAAATAATTTATAA
- a CDS encoding DUF438 domain-containing protein yields MATKRIEVLRDILLRLHNGESAESVQAEFDEHFSGVSAIEISLMEHELINSDSGVTFEDVMKLCNVHANLFKGAIKTVEVEDSEHPGHPVQVFKQENLALRAAIIRVRRILDNYAKLDDGDTKVAVLKGLLRQLQLLGQFDIHYKRKEELMFPIMERYGHDAPPKVMWGVDDEIRDLFKLAKEEAEKLPNSEIDVVKEKFEVFVKEFEEMIFKEESILLMILLETFTQDDWLSIAKDSDTYGYAIIRPQEEWIPHREDFETKITSEDSEVIEVSEGELTKVIQTPEGEFTITYKPKEVKEETLNRDTPQKIGNGYLSLNQIDLILNHLPMEITFVNKDEVFQYYNNHCSEEEMIFKRTPGQVGRNVELCHPPKYLEKVKTIMKNLRDRKKDKYEMWFKSESRGKFVHVTYAGVYDENGEFQGVLEYVQDIAPYREIDSDYYRGIE; encoded by the coding sequence ATGGCTACAAAGAGAATTGAAGTATTACGTGATATACTATTACGACTTCATAATGGAGAATCTGCAGAGTCAGTACAAGCTGAATTTGATGAGCATTTTTCTGGAGTATCTGCGATTGAGATATCTTTAATGGAGCATGAGCTTATAAATTCAGATTCTGGCGTAACTTTTGAAGATGTAATGAAGCTATGTAATGTACATGCTAATTTGTTTAAAGGTGCGATAAAAACTGTTGAAGTTGAAGATAGTGAGCATCCAGGACATCCTGTACAAGTGTTTAAACAGGAAAATTTAGCTTTAAGAGCTGCAATTATTCGGGTTCGTCGAATTCTAGATAACTATGCTAAGCTCGATGATGGTGACACAAAAGTAGCTGTTTTAAAAGGATTGCTTCGTCAGTTGCAATTATTAGGACAATTTGATATTCATTATAAACGCAAAGAAGAACTTATGTTTCCTATAATGGAGAGATATGGACATGATGCACCACCTAAGGTTATGTGGGGTGTTGATGATGAAATAAGAGATTTATTTAAACTTGCTAAAGAAGAAGCGGAAAAGCTACCAAATTCAGAGATAGATGTAGTTAAAGAAAAGTTTGAAGTTTTTGTTAAAGAATTTGAAGAAATGATCTTTAAAGAAGAGTCGATTCTTCTGATGATATTACTAGAAACATTTACTCAAGACGATTGGTTGAGTATCGCTAAAGATAGTGATACATACGGTTATGCAATAATTCGACCACAAGAAGAGTGGATACCTCATAGAGAAGATTTTGAAACTAAAATTACTAGTGAAGACAGTGAAGTAATAGAAGTAAGCGAAGGGGAATTAACGAAAGTAATTCAAACTCCTGAAGGAGAGTTCACTATTACCTATAAACCAAAAGAAGTTAAAGAAGAAACTTTAAATAGAGATACACCTCAGAAAATTGGAAATGGGTATCTATCATTAAATCAAATTGATTTAATATTAAATCATCTGCCTATGGAAATTACCTTTGTTAATAAAGATGAAGTTTTTCAATATTACAATAATCACTGTTCAGAAGAAGAGATGATTTTTAAACGTACGCCAGGACAAGTAGGTAGAAATGTAGAACTATGTCATCCACCTAAGTACCTAGAAAAAGTTAAAACTATAATGAAGAACTTGCGCGATAGGAAAAAAGACAAGTATGAAATGTGGTTTAAATCAGAATCAAGAGGGAAGTTTGTTCATGTCACTTATGCAGGTGTTTATGATGAAAATGGTGAATTTCAAGGAGTGTTAGAATATGTTCAGGATATAGCTCCTTATAGAGAAATAGACAGTGATTATTATAGGGGAATAGAATAA
- a CDS encoding dihydroorotate dehydrogenase electron transfer subunit produces MDTYLATVISNEQIADKIFRIELQGDVVEEMNTPGQFVNIKVSNSYEFLLRRPISICEINKEKNTFVMVYRADGAGTKKISELEAGDLVDVLGPLGKGYDVYTLEKGQTALLVGGGIGVPPLYELAKQFRKQGINTVHILGFNNVKDVFYEEKFAELGTTYVATADGSYGEKGFVTDVIKNYKVDYDKYYSCGPFAMLKALTKMDEEKMGYISLEERMACGVGACYACVCEKIDGSISRVCYDGPVYDSKEIAL; encoded by the coding sequence ATGGATACTTATTTAGCAACAGTAATTAGTAATGAACAAATTGCAGATAAAATATTTAGAATTGAATTGCAGGGTGATGTAGTTGAAGAAATGAATACACCTGGACAATTCGTAAATATTAAAGTTAGCAATAGTTATGAATTTTTATTAAGAAGACCTATTTCAATTTGTGAAATTAATAAAGAAAAAAATACATTTGTCATGGTCTACAGAGCAGATGGAGCAGGTACTAAGAAAATATCTGAATTAGAAGCCGGTGATTTAGTAGATGTATTAGGACCATTAGGAAAAGGATATGATGTTTATACACTAGAAAAAGGGCAAACTGCATTGCTAGTAGGTGGAGGAATTGGAGTTCCACCGTTATATGAATTAGCAAAGCAATTTAGAAAACAAGGGATAAACACAGTACATATTTTAGGTTTTAATAATGTGAAAGATGTGTTTTATGAAGAAAAATTTGCAGAGCTTGGTACAACTTATGTTGCTACTGCTGATGGAAGTTACGGAGAAAAAGGTTTTGTTACTGATGTTATAAAAAATTATAAAGTTGACTATGATAAGTATTATAGTTGTGGTCCATTTGCTATGTTAAAAGCATTAACTAAGATGGATGAAGAAAAGATGGGGTATATTTCTTTAGAAGAAAGAATGGCTTGTGGAGTAGGTGCATGCTATGCATGTGTTTGTGAAAAAATCGATGGTTCGATCTCACGTGTATGTTACGATGGACCTGTATACGATTCGAAAGAAATAGCATTATAG